The proteins below come from a single Iocasia fonsfrigidae genomic window:
- a CDS encoding YesL family protein, producing the protein MKTQIDTQGLFDYDGGFYGKIAMVFDCFMLNVLWIVFSLPIVTFGAASTAFYYTAVKVIKKDRGNILEQFLNAFKINFKDATILWLLIVVLSFIFQLNVGILSSLTEGNVSLFFRCFYIFLSVFIIGIAMYAFPALSRFDMSTSWILKLSIYMTVRYFPITLILFVILLLSALLLYLLPIFVIILPTGSIIVYSYFMEKVLLKHTPGV; encoded by the coding sequence ATGAAAACACAGATTGACACACAGGGGTTATTTGATTATGATGGTGGTTTTTATGGGAAAATAGCCATGGTATTTGATTGTTTTATGTTAAATGTCTTGTGGATAGTCTTCAGCCTTCCCATTGTTACTTTTGGTGCAGCAAGCACTGCCTTTTATTATACAGCAGTTAAAGTTATCAAAAAGGATAGGGGTAATATACTGGAACAATTTTTAAATGCTTTTAAAATAAACTTTAAAGATGCTACAATACTATGGCTGCTTATTGTAGTACTCAGCTTTATTTTCCAGCTAAATGTGGGGATATTGTCCTCGCTAACAGAAGGAAATGTCAGTTTATTCTTTAGGTGTTTCTATATTTTCCTTTCAGTCTTTATCATAGGAATAGCAATGTATGCCTTTCCGGCCCTTTCTCGTTTTGATATGAGTACTAGCTGGATTTTAAAGCTATCAATCTATATGACAGTACGCTATTTTCCGATAACATTAATATTGTTTGTGATATTATTATTATCAGCTCTCTTATTATATTTACTTCCTATATTTGTAATTATACTACCGACTGGCTCTATTATTGTATATTCATATTTTATGGAGAAGGTTCTCCTAAAACATACACCTGGAGTATAA